A DNA window from Camelina sativa cultivar DH55 chromosome 17, Cs, whole genome shotgun sequence contains the following coding sequences:
- the LOC109130190 gene encoding arabinogalactan peptide 21, with amino-acid sequence MEAMKMKMMVFVMVVAVAFSAAAAATVEAPAPSPTSDAAMFAPALFASIVALASGFIF; translated from the coding sequence ATGGaggcaatgaagatgaagatgatggtgttTGTTATGGTTGTTGCGGTGGCTTTTTCAGCTGCGGCAGCCGCCACCGTGGAAGCTCCGGCTCCAAGCCCAACTTCTGATGCTGCTATGTTTGCACCAGCATTGTTTGCATCTATTGTTGCATTGGCATCTGGTTTCATCTtttga
- the LOC104742974 gene encoding uncharacterized protein LOC104742974, which translates to MEEVKGQRGSGTTEADFVLQWGERKRVRCMKVKKDQSLTNGKSTDCLTKRKLISRAVSSERGSPSRHLNRPNKITDSLVNVRRSFVASPEKEDRYYTTRGSMGIDDSGKIIKEPVKETKKHVWPKLFITLSNKEKEEDFLAMKGCKLPQRPKKRAKLVQKTLLLVSPGAWLSDLCKERYEVREKKTSKKRPRGLKAMGSMESDSE; encoded by the exons ATGGAGGAGGTAAAGGGTCAAAGAGGTAGTGGAACCACAGAGGCTGATTTTGTGTTACAATGGGGAGAGAGGAAAAGAGTTAGGTGTATGAAAGTGAAGAAAGATCAAAGCCTTACAAATGGCAAATCGACTGATTGTTTGACTAAGCGTAAACTCATTTCCCGTGCTGTCTCTTCTGAGAGAGGCTCTCCTTCTCGACATCTTAACCGTCCAAACAA GATCACAGATTCACTAGTCAATGTGCGTAGATCGTTTGTGGCTTCGCCTGAGAAGGAAGATAGGTATTATACAACAAGGGGTTCTATGGGAATAGATGATAGTGGGAAAATTATTAAGGAACCTGTGAAAGAAACCAAGAAGCATGTGTGGCCAAAGTTGTTTATAACTTTGTCAAataaagagaaggaagaagatttcTTGGCTATGAAAGGTTGCAAGCTTCCTCAAAGACCTAAGAAACGAGCCAAATTGGTTCAGAAGACTTTGCTT CTGGTGAGTCCAGGAGCCTGGTTATCAGATTTGTGCAAAGAGAGATATGaagtaagagagaaaaaaacttcaaagaag AGACCAAGAGGGTTGAAGGCTATGGGGAGCATGGAAAGCGATTCAGAGTAA